The following is a genomic window from Sinorhizobium fredii NGR234.
CTGCGACTGGATGATCGACGGGAAATGCTCGCCGACCACGTCTTTTGCGGCCGCGGTCAAGTCGACGAACTGGTCGGCAAGCTGCGGCGCCCAGATGACGTCGGTCTGGTAGACGTCGACGTCCTTGTTTCCGGCCGCCAGCCACAGCCGGTACTGGCTGAACTGCTCGCTGCTCGACGACGGCATGGTGACGAGACTGACCTTGTGGCCGGTCTTCTTCTCGAAGGCGTCGAGCTGCTCGCGCATGAAATGCACATTCTTGCCGGTCGTGTTGGCCGCAAGCGAAAGCTCCGCGGCGGCGGCAAGATCGGCAGCGCCGAGAGCGGCGCAGAAAGTCAAGGTCTTCAGCAGAAGTGTCATGGTCGATGGCTCCTCCAAATCCCCCACCGTTTGAAAGCTCCTCAGCAAATTCGAAAACGGTTTGGCTGGAAAAAAGTGTCAGAAGCGCAAATTGATGTCAATACGGTGATCTCGGCATTTTTATCGGCAAACCTAAATGCCATATAATAGCGTCTTTTCAACCATTTGCGCTGTTTACAACTCTTCTTTGAGGTTTTCTGGCCGGAATTTCACTCTGCGTGTGCCGCCAATAAATTTAAAACGATTGGGCTAATTGCGGCGCGCAAGGTAAGCTTTGTCCGTCGCCGGATGCGGCGCCCAGCGATCGGTTGTCCCGTGCGGAAAAGGCGTATATTCCTCGTTGGGGAACGGGCTAAGGGAATAGATAGGCCGCATGAAGCTCAAGGAGTTCGCCCGCCAACTGGGCCTTTCGCCGACGACGGTCAGCCGCGCGCTGAGCGGCTATCCGGAGGTAAGCGAGAAAACCCGCAAACGGGTGGCCGAAGAGGCCGTCCGGCTCGGCTATCGCCCCAACATCAATGCTGTCCGTCTGGTCACCGGCCGGGCCGGGGCGATCGGCGTCGTCATGGGGCGCAGCGGGGAGTTCCAGTTCGCCGAATTCATGAGCGGCATGGCCGAGCGGCTTGACGGGGAGGACATCGACATCCTCGTCAGCCCGACGGCGGATCGCGGTTTGACCGACGAGATTCCGCTTTTCAGCCGGCTCGTCACCAGCGGCCGGGTCGATGCGGTCATCGTCCATTCGCCGGAGCCGAATGACGAGCGCATCGCCTTTCTTCGTGAACTCGGCTTCCCCTTTCTGGTGCACGGCCGCTCCGAGACCCACGTGCCGCACGCGTGGCTCGACATCGACAACGAGGGGGCAATCCGGCGCGCCACATCCCACCTCATCGATCTCGGCCACAAGCGCATCGCGATGATCAACGGCCGAGCCGGCCGAACCTTTTCACTGCACCGCGACAAGGGTTATCGCGACGCCCTCGAAGAGCGGGGCATACCCTTTGATCCGCGCCTCGTCGCCCACGGCCACTTCACCGACGAACTCGGCTTCCGCTTCGCCCGGTCCTTTCTCGAGCAATCGCCGCGGCCGACGGCCTTCGTGGCCGGCTCGATGATGACGGCACTTGGGATCTACCGCGCGGTGCGTTCCCGCGGGCTGGTTGTCGGGCGGGACATTTCGGTTATCGCCCATGACGACGTCTTTCCCTATCTGACGGCCGACAACATGGTGCCGTCGCTGTCGGCGACGCGCTCCTCCATCCGCGCGGCCGGGGCACGCGCGGCGGATCTCGTGCTGCAACTGCTGGGCGGTCGCGTGGCGGAAGAAATCCACGAGCTCTGGCCCGTCGAACTCATCCTGCGCGAGTCGACTGCTCCGCCGCCGCAGGCCGAACCGCGCTCCTGACCACTCGAACGGACGGAAGATCGATGGAACGGACAGAAATTGCGGTCATCGGCGGCGGCCCGGCCGGCCTGATGGCCGCCGAGATCCTGTCGGAGGCCGGGCACAAGGTGACGATCTTCGAGGCGATGCCGACCGCCGCCCGCAAGTTCCTGCTGGCCGGCAAATCCGGCCTCAACATCACCCATGCCGAGGACTACAGGAATTTCGCGACCCGCTTCGGCGGGGCCTCCGATCGGCTGCGCCAGGCGCTCGACGGCTTCACGCCGGACAAGGTGCGGGCCTGGGCGGCGGGGCTCGGTACCGAGACCTTCGTCGGCACCTCGGGCCGGGTGTTCCCGAAGGCGATGAAGGCTTCGCCGCTGCTGCGTGCCTGGCTCCGGCGGCTCGAGGCGCAGGGCGTCACGCTTCTCACCCGGCACCGCTGGATGGGCTTCACCGAAGATGGCCATCTCTTCGAGACGCCGGAGGGACGAAAAATCGTCCACTGCGACGCCGCCCTGCTGGCGCTCGGCGGCGCAAGCTGGCCGCGGCTCGGCTCCGACGCCGCCTGGGTGCCCTGGCTCAGGGAGAGAGGCGTGACGGTCGATGGTTTCCGCCCGGCCAATTGCGGCTTCGACGTCGCCTGGAGCGAGACCTTCCGCGAGCGCTTCGCGGGCGAACCCTTGAAATCCGTCGTCGCCTCGTCCGAAGCCGGCTCCTTCCCGGGCGAATTCGTCGTCAGCCGCCACGGCATCGAAGGCAGCCTCGTCTACGCCCATGCCGCTAGCCTGCGCGACCGGATGGAGCGGGATGGTGACGCTGCGCTTACGCTCGATCTCGCGCCGGGCCGGACTGAGGAACGCTTGAGGCGAGATCTCGCCCGGCAGGACCACAAGGCAAGCTTTTCCAATCGCCTCAGGAAGGGCGCCAGGCTCGAAGGCGTGAAGGCGGCGTTGTTGCGCGAGCTCGTGCCGGAGGCAGCCAAAATCGACCCGGAAAGGCTTGCGGCCACGATCAAGGCCCTGCCCATCCCGCTGTTGCGGCCGCGGCCGATCGCCGAGGCGATCTCCTCGGCCGGCGGCATCGGTTTTGATCAGATCGACGCAAACTACATGCTGACGGCGCTCCCCGGACTCTTCGTCGCCGGCGAGATGCTCGACTGGGAGGCGCCGACCGGCGGCTATCTGCTGACCGCCTGCTTCGCGACGGGCCGCGCCGCGGCGCGCGGCCTCGAGGCTTGGCTGGTACGGGGCTAAAGCGCGCCCCCTCTCGTCCCGCAGGAATGCGTTTACCGGAGGCAGCCCCCTCTGCCCGGCAGGGCAGAGGGGGGTATCACAATCTGCTCGGACCCGGTTCTAAGCCAAACGGACCCATGAGCTGCAAGCTCACCCCAATCTC
Proteins encoded in this region:
- a CDS encoding substrate-binding domain-containing protein — encoded protein: MKLKEFARQLGLSPTTVSRALSGYPEVSEKTRKRVAEEAVRLGYRPNINAVRLVTGRAGAIGVVMGRSGEFQFAEFMSGMAERLDGEDIDILVSPTADRGLTDEIPLFSRLVTSGRVDAVIVHSPEPNDERIAFLRELGFPFLVHGRSETHVPHAWLDIDNEGAIRRATSHLIDLGHKRIAMINGRAGRTFSLHRDKGYRDALEERGIPFDPRLVAHGHFTDELGFRFARSFLEQSPRPTAFVAGSMMTALGIYRAVRSRGLVVGRDISVIAHDDVFPYLTADNMVPSLSATRSSIRAAGARAADLVLQLLGGRVAEEIHELWPVELILRESTAPPPQAEPRS
- a CDS encoding TIGR03862 family flavoprotein, yielding MERTEIAVIGGGPAGLMAAEILSEAGHKVTIFEAMPTAARKFLLAGKSGLNITHAEDYRNFATRFGGASDRLRQALDGFTPDKVRAWAAGLGTETFVGTSGRVFPKAMKASPLLRAWLRRLEAQGVTLLTRHRWMGFTEDGHLFETPEGRKIVHCDAALLALGGASWPRLGSDAAWVPWLRERGVTVDGFRPANCGFDVAWSETFRERFAGEPLKSVVASSEAGSFPGEFVVSRHGIEGSLVYAHAASLRDRMERDGDAALTLDLAPGRTEERLRRDLARQDHKASFSNRLRKGARLEGVKAALLRELVPEAAKIDPERLAATIKALPIPLLRPRPIAEAISSAGGIGFDQIDANYMLTALPGLFVAGEMLDWEAPTGGYLLTACFATGRAAARGLEAWLVRG